In Helianthus annuus cultivar XRQ/B chromosome 3, HanXRQr2.0-SUNRISE, whole genome shotgun sequence, a single window of DNA contains:
- the LOC118490384 gene encoding uncharacterized protein Mb2253c-like yields MAIELGVHTFIYKPRPAIKGQVLADFVAEVPANRIQECEQEQNPTPPPSSSDIWALYTDGASNEDSAGEGLRLVSPDGQELTYAIRRDFKSTNNEAEYEALLAGLRLAVKLGVQHLEAHVDSLLVAGQVRGDYTIKGDIMILYLEQALQLKSKFTSFNILHINRTENKPADAFLKLASTSFQQLAKEICFEILQNPSVPLSQVNVIQYGLTPESKAEARKLQYKACHYQMGDSILYR; encoded by the exons atggccATTGAACTGGGTGTGCACACATTTatctataaaccgcgccccgcgatcaAAGGCCAAGTTCTAGCTGATTTTGTTGCCGAGGTACCggcaaatcgcatccaagaatgcgaacaaGAACAAAACcctacaccaccaccatcctcatCGGATATCTGGGCACTATACACCGATGGTGCATCCAATGAGGACAGTGCAGGTGAAGGTCTGCGACTCGTAAGCCCCGATGGCCAAGAGCTCACCTATGCAATTCGCcgcgatttcaaaagcacaaacaacgaggcagagtatgaggccctACTGGCAGGGTTGCGTCTGGCAGTCAAACTCGGGGTCCAACATTTGGAGGCACACGTCGACTCACTACTAGTTGCAGGGCAAGTGCGTGGCGACTATACCataaagggggatatcatgatcctctaccttgaACAAGCCCTACAACTGAAATCAAAgttcacttccttcaatatccTCCATATCAACAGGACTGAAAACAAACCCGCGGATGCATTTTTgaaactcgcatccaccagcttccaacaacTGGCAAAGGAGATATGCTTTGAAATTCTGCAAAATCCCTCAGTACCCCTCAgccaagtcaatgtcatccagtacg gtCTTACTCCCGAAAGTAAAGCAGAGGCACgcaagttgcaatacaaagcgtgccattatcagatGGGAGACAGTATTTTATACCGCTAA